The following are encoded together in the Zingiber officinale cultivar Zhangliang chromosome 8A, Zo_v1.1, whole genome shotgun sequence genome:
- the LOC122011382 gene encoding noroxomaritidine/norcraugsodine reductase-like isoform X1: MNSVQEHTPIDTNRWSLSGTTALVTGGSKGIGYAIVEELARLGSAVHTCARSQADLEKCLQKWRDSKLKVTGSVCDVSSPSEREKLMATVKSQFDGKLNILVNNAGTAIFKPAMEQTPEDFKLLISTNLESAFHLSQLAYPLLRDCGGGSIVFITSIAGNIGLADMSLYASTKGAMNQLTRNLACEWAKDNIRTNSVAPGYIRTPLIGPFVQDEEFVARENHRVPLGRLGEPEDVAGVVAFLCLPPSSYVNGQVIVVDGGRIVNGNH, encoded by the exons ATGAACAGCGTGCAGGAGCACACTCCCATCGACACAAACAGATGGTCTCTCTCCGGGACAACTGCTCTGGTCACCGGAGGCTCCAAGGGAATCGG GTATGCGATCGTCGAGGAGCTCGCCAGACTCGGATCGGCGGTGCACACTTGCGCCCGCAGCCAGGCAGATCTGGAGAAGTGCCTGCAGAAATGGCGCGATTCCAAGCTCAAAGTCACCGGATCTGTCTGCGACGTTTCGTCCCCGAGCGAGAGAGAGAAGCTCATGGCGACGGTGAAGTCCCAATTCGACGGGAAGCTCAACATTCTG GTTAACAATGCAGGGACAGCGATCTTCAAACCGGCGATGGAGCAAACCCCGGAGGATTTCAAGCTCTTGATCAGCACAAACCTGGAATCGGCGTTCCACTTGAGCCAACTCGCTTATCCTCTCCTTAGGGATTGTGGAGGCGGCAGTATTGTGTTCATCACCTCCATCGCTGGCAATATTGGCCTGGCGGATATGTCTCTGTACGCATCCACCAAAG GAGCAATGAATCAACTGACGAGAAATCTTGCTTGTGAATGGGCCAAAGATAACATTAGAACAAACAGTGTAGCTCCAGGGTACATAAGAACACCACTCATTGGCCCT TTTGTGCAAGATGAGGAATTTGTGGCGAGGGAGAATCATCGCGTGCCTCTCGGGCGTTTGGGGGAGCCGGAGGATGTGGCCGGCGTCGTGGCCTTCCTTTGCCTCCCTCCGTCTAGCTACGTGAATGGTCAGGTCATCGTCGTCGATGGAGGTAGAATTGTGAACGGAAATCACTAA
- the LOC122011382 gene encoding noroxomaritidine/norcraugsodine reductase-like isoform X2, which yields MNSVQEHTPIDTNRWSLSGTTALVTGGSKGIGYAIVEELARLGSAVHTCARSQADLEKCLQKWRDSKLKVTGSVCDVSSPSEREKLMATVKSQFDGKLNILVNNAGTAIFKPAMEQTPEDFKLLISTNLESAFHLSQLAYPLLRDCGGGSIVFITSIAGNIGLADMSLYASTKDNIRTNSVAPGYIRTPLIGPFVQDEEFVARENHRVPLGRLGEPEDVAGVVAFLCLPPSSYVNGQVIVVDGGRIVNGNH from the exons ATGAACAGCGTGCAGGAGCACACTCCCATCGACACAAACAGATGGTCTCTCTCCGGGACAACTGCTCTGGTCACCGGAGGCTCCAAGGGAATCGG GTATGCGATCGTCGAGGAGCTCGCCAGACTCGGATCGGCGGTGCACACTTGCGCCCGCAGCCAGGCAGATCTGGAGAAGTGCCTGCAGAAATGGCGCGATTCCAAGCTCAAAGTCACCGGATCTGTCTGCGACGTTTCGTCCCCGAGCGAGAGAGAGAAGCTCATGGCGACGGTGAAGTCCCAATTCGACGGGAAGCTCAACATTCTG GTTAACAATGCAGGGACAGCGATCTTCAAACCGGCGATGGAGCAAACCCCGGAGGATTTCAAGCTCTTGATCAGCACAAACCTGGAATCGGCGTTCCACTTGAGCCAACTCGCTTATCCTCTCCTTAGGGATTGTGGAGGCGGCAGTATTGTGTTCATCACCTCCATCGCTGGCAATATTGGCCTGGCGGATATGTCTCTGTACGCATCCACCAAAG ATAACATTAGAACAAACAGTGTAGCTCCAGGGTACATAAGAACACCACTCATTGGCCCT TTTGTGCAAGATGAGGAATTTGTGGCGAGGGAGAATCATCGCGTGCCTCTCGGGCGTTTGGGGGAGCCGGAGGATGTGGCCGGCGTCGTGGCCTTCCTTTGCCTCCCTCCGTCTAGCTACGTGAATGGTCAGGTCATCGTCGTCGATGGAGGTAGAATTGTGAACGGAAATCACTAA